A stretch of Henckelia pumila isolate YLH828 chromosome 4, ASM3356847v2, whole genome shotgun sequence DNA encodes these proteins:
- the LOC140864806 gene encoding upstream activation factor subunit UAF30-like, translating to MVSDSELIDRLQEFLSTSDLDTTTTAIVRRRLEEDFGIDLSDRKAFIREQVDIYLQKQFENAADNESNGKGDIDECVEVVTEEQGDVEEDEEEEVDDEEEPSNAAAPGKSSSKKRKKEVKKRGGGFAKLCKLSPELEKFTGVPELARTEVVKQLWFYIREKNLQDPSNRRNIICDDTLHNLFGVDSIDMFQMNKALTKHIWQIDASGAAVISAPKDKPRKQEKDKDQDEPRRKEKRQRGGNSAFLAPLKLSDALVKFLGTGEGELPRSDVIKRIWDYIKLNNLQDPSDRRQIICDEKLKELFDVDTFRGFSVAKLLTAHFIKPGT from the exons ATGGTATCGGATTCGGAGCTGATTGACCGGCTGCAAGAGTTCCTTAGCACGTCGGACCTCGACACGACGACCACAGCCATAGTGCGCCGGCGACTCGAGGAGGATTTCGGCATCGATTTGTCTGATAGAAAGGCGTTTATAAGAGAACAGGTCGATATCTACCTTCAAAAACAATTCGAAAATGCCGCTGATAATGAAAGTAACGGCAAAGGAGATATCGATGAATGTGTGGAAGTGGTTACGGAAGAACAAGGGGATGTGGAAGAGGATGAGGAAGAGGAGgtagatgatgaagaagaaccATCAAATGCAGCCGCACCAGGAAAATCTTCAAGCAAAAAACG AAAGAAGGAGGTGAAGAAAAGAGGTGGCGGGTTTGCCAAATTATGCAAGCTTTCACCAGAACTGGAGAAATTTACTGGAGTACCTGAATTGGCTCGGACTGAG GTTGTGAAACAATTGTGGTTCTATATTAGAGAAAAAAATTTGCAAGATCCATCCAATCGGCGGAATATCATATGCGATGATACACTGCACAACCTTTTTGGTGTAGATTCCATAGATATGTTCCAAATGAACAAGGCACTGACAAAGCACATATGGCAAATAGATGCTAGCGGTG CTGCAGTTATTTCTGCTCCGAAGGATAAACCTCGGAAGCAAGAGAAAGATAAAG ATCAAGATGAACCACGGAGAAAAGAAAAGCGGCAGAGGGGTGGAAATTCTGCTTTTCTGGCTCCTCTGAAACTTTCTGATGCTTTAGTGAAGTTCCTTGGCACTGGAGAAGGTGAACTACCCCGTTCTGATGTCATTAAGAGGATTTGGGATTATATCAAGCTAAACAACTTACAG GATCCCTCGGACAGAAGGCAAATAATATGTGACGAAAAGTTGAAAGAACTGTTTGATGTTGACACCTTCCGAGGATTTTCTGTTGCAAAGTTACTTACAGCACATTTCATCAAACCAGGAACGTGA